In Alkalihalobacterium alkalinitrilicum, a genomic segment contains:
- the ylbJ gene encoding sporulation integral membrane protein YlbJ yields MKFSMLKTIVLAILATSLTASLMIYPKESFEASLRGLTMWWEVVFPSLLPFFIVSELLIGFGVVTFIGTLLNPFMRPVFRVPGVGGFVWAMGLASGFPAGAKLTARLRQEKQLTRLEAERLVSFTNASNPLFIFGAVAVGFFHNPALGVILALAHYIGNFCVGFIMRFHGGKEILVKEEEKNQGKGLKHALNSLHRERLKDGRPIGKLLGDAVQSSINTLLMIGGFIILFSVLNKLLSLIGVITVLSSFTSIFLTFLSISSELSIPLISGLFEITLGSQMTSEAENVLLLQQVIIVSFILAFSGFSVQAQVASILADTDIRFKPYFIARIMHGFIASLVVIILWKPFYVNQVGASSDGTIPVFLQEQTWSWLLTGWNGIVQFGSMITVFSLVLYIIIRSKRALAVK; encoded by the coding sequence TTGAAATTTTCAATGTTAAAAACAATCGTACTTGCCATTTTAGCAACTTCACTAACTGCTTCTTTAATGATATACCCTAAAGAATCATTCGAAGCTTCTCTACGTGGTTTAACGATGTGGTGGGAAGTTGTTTTCCCTTCATTATTACCTTTTTTTATCGTTTCTGAACTCCTTATTGGCTTTGGTGTCGTCACATTTATTGGGACACTTCTAAATCCATTCATGCGACCTGTTTTTAGAGTACCTGGAGTTGGAGGTTTTGTCTGGGCTATGGGATTAGCCTCAGGCTTTCCAGCAGGCGCAAAATTAACAGCAAGATTACGCCAAGAAAAACAGCTTACTCGATTAGAAGCGGAGCGGCTTGTGTCATTTACAAATGCCTCTAATCCTCTCTTTATATTCGGGGCAGTAGCAGTCGGCTTTTTTCATAACCCAGCATTAGGGGTTATTCTTGCTCTCGCACACTATATTGGTAATTTTTGTGTTGGTTTTATTATGCGATTTCATGGTGGAAAGGAAATATTGGTTAAAGAAGAAGAAAAAAATCAAGGTAAGGGTTTAAAGCACGCTCTCAATTCTTTGCATAGAGAACGTTTAAAAGATGGCCGCCCCATTGGAAAACTACTCGGTGACGCTGTTCAATCGTCGATCAATACTCTATTAATGATCGGCGGGTTTATTATTTTATTTTCAGTATTAAATAAGCTTTTAAGTTTAATAGGAGTGATCACGGTATTATCATCTTTTACTTCCATTTTCCTTACTTTTCTATCCATTTCAAGTGAACTAAGTATACCTCTCATTTCTGGTTTGTTTGAGATTACACTTGGAAGCCAAATGACATCAGAAGCTGAAAACGTTCTATTACTACAACAAGTAATTATTGTTAGCTTCATTTTAGCTTTTAGTGGCTTTTCCGTTCAAGCTCAAGTTGCTAGTATATTAGCAGATACAGATATTCGCTTTAAACCTTATTTCATCGCGAGAATAATGCATGGCTTTATCGCTTCTTTGGTCGTTATCATTTTATGGAAACCATTTTATGTAAATCAAGTTGGAGCATCAAGTGATGGGACCATTCCAGTATTTCTACAAGAACAAACTTGGTCTTGGCTACTAACAGGTTGGAATGGAATCGTACAGTTCGGATCAATGATTACGGTCTTTTCCTTGGTTCTTTATATAATCATTCGTTCTAAGCGAGCGTTAGCCGTAAAATAA
- the rsmD gene encoding 16S rRNA (guanine(966)-N(2))-methyltransferase RsmD produces MRVISGEKKGQPLKAVPGSTTRPTTDKVKESIFNIIGPYFYGGWVLDLYGGSGNLGIEALSRGVEKAIFVDQNRKAIDIIKENLSLCSFSDRAEVYRNDAKRALKALIKREISFTYIFLDPPYAEQKIEAEIGIINDFQLLENGGTIVAEHAASIELAKYIGSFSCKRREVYGDTAISFYMYD; encoded by the coding sequence TTGAGAGTCATTTCAGGTGAAAAGAAAGGTCAGCCGTTAAAAGCGGTACCAGGATCGACAACGAGACCAACTACAGATAAAGTGAAAGAATCGATATTTAATATCATCGGTCCTTATTTTTACGGTGGGTGGGTACTCGATCTATACGGGGGAAGTGGTAACTTAGGCATTGAGGCACTGAGTAGAGGTGTTGAAAAAGCCATTTTTGTTGACCAGAACAGAAAAGCGATTGATATTATTAAAGAGAACTTAAGTTTATGTTCGTTTTCAGATCGTGCAGAGGTTTATCGAAATGATGCGAAACGAGCATTGAAAGCGCTTATTAAGAGAGAGATTTCATTTACATATATTTTTTTAGATCCACCGTATGCAGAGCAAAAAATAGAAGCTGAAATTGGTATCATAAACGATTTTCAGTTGTTAGAGAATGGTGGAACAATTGTTGCAGAACATGCTGCATCAATTGAATTAGCTAAGTACATAGGTTCTTTCTCCTGTAAAAGACGTGAAGTGTATGGAGACACAGCTATATCATTTTATATGTATGATTAA
- a CDS encoding transposase: MIANNDQPKQLPNEIKSTFIELKVLKHLRKAGITKSFGFTCAYLFQLIFCLIFENKNWFRTLESKKSTDIPAKDAIYRFLNRSTYSWRRFLLLLSAHSIEKVSKLTNHERVKVLIVDDSSYDKNRSKSVELLARCFDHASQKIRFYKGFRMLTFGWSDGTTFMPVDFSLLSSKNSVINGISDKIDKRSSGYKRRLEALQSAPDQIPTMIQRALNTGIEASYVLMDTWFTHQPLIKEIKDQGLDVIGMVKNLKQRYIMNDKRVSLKELYQLAKPIQGKKGILRSIQTTQANGIPVKIVFVRNRNKKSEWLAILSTDCTLSEQEIIRIYGIRWDIEVFFKTTKSLLKLQKEFQGRSYDSLICHTTIVFTRYIVLSWQNRCSTDQRTLGGLFYDLCDEISDLDWAVALGQLLELLQDDLKESNKKIQKLIKSQLQHWIAALPNYIKVYLPISVCES, from the coding sequence ATGATAGCGAATAATGACCAACCTAAGCAACTACCAAATGAAATAAAATCTACATTTATAGAACTAAAAGTATTGAAACATCTTAGAAAAGCTGGAATTACTAAGTCGTTTGGCTTTACCTGTGCTTATTTATTTCAGCTCATTTTCTGTTTGATCTTTGAAAACAAAAACTGGTTTCGTACACTCGAAAGCAAGAAATCTACAGATATTCCAGCTAAAGATGCGATCTACCGTTTCTTAAACCGTTCTACTTATTCATGGAGAAGATTTCTACTTTTATTAAGCGCACACTCAATTGAAAAAGTAAGTAAACTTACGAATCATGAGCGTGTTAAAGTATTGATTGTAGACGATTCTTCCTATGACAAAAATCGAAGTAAATCGGTTGAACTCCTAGCGCGATGCTTTGATCATGCTTCTCAAAAAATACGCTTTTACAAAGGGTTTCGTATGCTTACTTTTGGATGGTCTGATGGTACAACGTTTATGCCTGTAGACTTTTCTTTATTGAGCTCTAAAAACAGTGTCATCAATGGAATATCAGATAAAATTGACAAGCGCAGTTCGGGTTACAAGCGACGCCTAGAAGCTTTACAATCTGCACCTGACCAAATTCCTACAATGATACAACGTGCATTGAACACTGGAATCGAAGCCTCTTATGTGCTGATGGATACGTGGTTTACACATCAACCGCTTATTAAAGAGATCAAAGATCAAGGTCTTGATGTGATTGGCATGGTGAAAAACTTGAAGCAACGATATATCATGAATGATAAACGAGTAAGCCTAAAGGAACTGTATCAATTAGCCAAGCCTATCCAAGGGAAGAAAGGGATTCTTCGGTCGATTCAAACGACACAAGCTAATGGCATTCCAGTTAAGATTGTATTTGTCCGTAACCGTAATAAAAAGAGCGAATGGTTAGCTATTTTAAGTACAGATTGTACACTAAGTGAACAAGAAATCATTCGTATTTACGGTATTCGCTGGGACATCGAAGTCTTTTTTAAAACAACAAAGTCATTATTAAAGCTACAAAAGGAGTTTCAAGGTCGTTCGTATGACTCCTTGATTTGTCATACCACAATCGTCTTTACTAGATACATTGTACTCTCTTGGCAAAACCGTTGCAGTACAGACCAACGGACATTAGGTGGTCTATTTTATGATCTTTGCGATGAAATCAGTGACCTCGATTGGGCTGTCGCACTGGGGCAGCTACTCGAGCTTCTTCAAGATGACTTGAAAGAAAGTAACAAAAAAATACAAAAGTTAATCAAAAGTCAACTACAACACTGGATTGCGGCCTTACCTAATTACATCAAAGTCTACCTGCCTATATCAGTGTGCGAAAGTTGA
- a CDS encoding DUF7147 family protein, giving the protein MLQRFIELGEGYSDLYELIEIAKSNQNRLHYLIRLDSTIDGQKVTSLVVALKPVEPGNYMPLYICREGIPQPEWKENKRFTLFETISNELNQEIVQLEVKPSTSFNEKTLYYQYIIGVLRMNHFIPPLKF; this is encoded by the coding sequence ATGTTACAACGTTTTATTGAATTAGGAGAAGGATATTCAGACCTATATGAGTTAATTGAAATTGCCAAAAGCAATCAAAATCGCCTACATTATCTCATTCGTCTCGATAGTACTATTGATGGTCAGAAGGTGACTTCCCTAGTGGTCGCACTTAAACCTGTAGAGCCCGGAAATTATATGCCTCTTTACATTTGCCGAGAAGGAATTCCTCAGCCGGAATGGAAAGAAAATAAGCGCTTTACGTTGTTTGAAACGATAAGTAATGAGTTAAACCAAGAAATTGTTCAACTTGAAGTGAAACCTTCTACTTCTTTTAACGAAAAAACATTATACTATCAATACATTATTGGTGTATTACGCATGAACCATTTTATACCGCCATTAAAGTTTTAA
- a CDS encoding patatin-like phospholipase family protein, with amino-acid sequence MERPKIGLALGSGGARGFAHIGVLKVLEDAKVPIDVIAGSSMGSLVGVLYGAGQSTDHLERFAKLFRRKYYLDFIVPKMGFVAGKKVKELIHILAKGKNLEDLSPPVSVVATDLLKGERVVFNNGPAAPAVRASISIPGIFVPEKLNGRLLVDGGVIDRVPVSVVREMGADITIAVDVSFFQDEPPISSIYDVILQTMDIMEREMVRYREIDTDVIIRPMIKQASSIAFTNVEEYIKLGEEEAKKHLDDIHEQIDRWKEKQSNGH; translated from the coding sequence TTGGAACGTCCTAAAATTGGATTAGCTTTAGGGTCTGGTGGAGCAAGAGGTTTTGCACATATCGGAGTATTAAAAGTATTAGAAGATGCGAAAGTCCCCATTGATGTTATTGCTGGCAGTAGTATGGGGTCTCTTGTTGGTGTTCTATATGGTGCTGGACAATCCACAGATCATCTTGAAAGGTTCGCGAAACTTTTTCGACGAAAATATTATTTAGATTTTATCGTACCGAAGATGGGGTTTGTTGCGGGGAAAAAAGTTAAGGAACTCATTCATATTTTAGCAAAAGGGAAAAACCTGGAAGACTTATCGCCTCCAGTTTCAGTTGTAGCTACTGATTTACTTAAGGGAGAACGAGTTGTTTTTAATAATGGCCCTGCAGCTCCTGCCGTTCGAGCGAGTATATCAATACCAGGTATTTTTGTTCCTGAGAAATTGAACGGACGTCTTTTAGTAGATGGTGGTGTGATCGACCGTGTACCTGTGTCCGTAGTGAGAGAAATGGGAGCAGATATAACGATCGCGGTCGATGTTTCTTTCTTTCAAGATGAGCCACCTATTTCATCGATCTACGATGTTATTTTACAAACGATGGATATTATGGAACGAGAGATGGTTCGGTATCGAGAAATTGATACGGATGTAATTATCCGTCCGATGATTAAGCAAGCAAGCTCAATTGCTTTTACGAATGTAGAAGAATATATTAAACTTGGGGAGGAAGAAGCAAAAAAACACCTTGACGACATTCACGAACAAATAGACAGGTGGAAGGAGAAACAATCCAATGGTCATTGA
- a CDS encoding YlbE-like family protein — MRNDINMLLRSQPELKQFIRQHPQWYRKLSRDPYQIKQLELEANQFYGKTFPQRMEKIQSNLQLAMMLVQMLQMNPFGGAPDQQPTNIDY; from the coding sequence ATGAGGAATGATATTAACATGCTATTGAGAAGTCAACCAGAATTAAAACAATTTATCCGTCAGCACCCACAATGGTATCGTAAATTAAGTCGAGATCCTTATCAAATAAAGCAACTTGAACTTGAAGCCAATCAATTTTATGGGAAAACTTTCCCGCAACGAATGGAGAAAATCCAAAGTAATCTACAATTAGCTATGATGCTCGTTCAAATGTTACAAATGAATCCTTTTGGAGGCGCTCCAGACCAACAACCAACGAATATAGATTATTAA
- a CDS encoding YlbG family protein: MLTSHRQGMAVWLHSLKYARQLRKFGNVHYVSKKMKYVVLYCDQENIDGLVDRLQSLHFVKNVEVSMRPFVKTQYQNAKPDKAKEYDYKMGI; the protein is encoded by the coding sequence ATGCTGACTAGTCACAGACAAGGCATGGCGGTATGGCTGCATTCGCTAAAATATGCCAGACAATTGCGAAAGTTCGGCAACGTTCATTATGTTTCAAAAAAAATGAAATATGTTGTTTTATACTGTGACCAAGAGAATATTGATGGTTTAGTTGATCGGTTACAATCTCTTCATTTTGTAAAAAATGTGGAAGTTTCGATGCGACCTTTTGTGAAAACACAATACCAAAATGCAAAGCCTGATAAAGCGAAAGAGTACGATTATAAAATGGGAATATAA
- a CDS encoding YlbF family regulator, translating to MVTSMTSFDILEETYQLSQAILSSDVFYHYKECKNKLQQDKEAQSLIRRFNQLKEDYEEVQRFGKYHPNFHDTSKKVREQKRELDLYPIIAEYKKAETELERLFNEISSIIASNVSPHIKVPTGNPYFDQMSCSGGCGSGGSCGCK from the coding sequence ATGGTAACGTCAATGACGTCGTTTGATATATTAGAAGAAACATACCAATTATCTCAGGCCATTTTATCTTCTGATGTTTTTTATCACTATAAAGAGTGTAAAAATAAATTACAGCAAGATAAAGAAGCACAATCTTTAATTCGACGTTTTAATCAATTAAAGGAAGACTACGAAGAGGTCCAACGATTCGGTAAATATCATCCTAATTTTCATGATACTTCTAAAAAGGTACGGGAACAAAAGAGAGAACTTGATCTTTACCCTATCATTGCGGAATATAAGAAAGCAGAAACTGAGTTAGAGCGTTTATTTAATGAAATTAGTAGCATTATTGCTAGTAATGTTTCACCACATATAAAAGTTCCTACAGGTAATCCTTACTTTGACCAAATGTCTTGTAGCGGTGGTTGTGGTAGTGGTGGGAGTTGTGGCTGTAAATAA
- a CDS encoding PaaI family thioesterase yields MDNQLLNEIKEIFQNGSEEDKDALSSMIKGIRKKQRGECATYLSGITQVSSQFLDDGSFEVIIPIQPLIENPLKMTHGGITATLLDTAMGSMLNLKIAEDKACVTTELKVNYIQPGRGKYLRCIATILHLGKQLCFSEAKVYNDKDKLIASGSGTFFVIPRT; encoded by the coding sequence ATGGATAACCAATTACTTAATGAAATAAAAGAAATTTTTCAAAACGGCTCAGAAGAAGATAAAGACGCCCTATCTTCAATGATAAAAGGGATAAGAAAGAAACAACGAGGAGAATGTGCAACCTATTTATCTGGAATTACTCAAGTTAGTAGTCAATTTCTTGACGATGGTAGCTTTGAGGTCATTATACCGATACAACCACTTATCGAAAATCCTCTAAAAATGACACATGGTGGGATTACAGCTACTTTACTTGATACTGCGATGGGGTCCATGCTGAATTTAAAAATTGCAGAAGATAAGGCTTGTGTAACAACAGAATTAAAAGTCAACTATATTCAACCTGGCCGCGGGAAATATCTTCGTTGTATTGCAACTATTTTACACTTAGGAAAACAACTTTGTTTTTCAGAAGCTAAAGTTTACAATGACAAAGATAAACTAATCGCTTCAGGTTCTGGAACTTTTTTTGTCATTCCTCGTACTTAA
- a CDS encoding YlbD family protein gives MTSNSKNLHPSIQQFKMFVKQHPLLIHEVRNGNKTWQDFYEEWTLLGEEHPNWEPYRRAANQDTYNTNNNTGNNGNFNTANDTNNSEENGASSSSETTSTNILGLLKNINFNDLQHHMAQVSSVISNVQGLMQSFQGKNQTHQPQRPDDPFSFRRH, from the coding sequence ATGACATCTAATTCAAAAAACTTACACCCTTCCATCCAACAATTTAAGATGTTTGTAAAACAGCATCCACTATTAATCCACGAAGTAAGGAACGGAAATAAAACGTGGCAAGATTTTTATGAAGAATGGACGCTGCTAGGTGAAGAGCACCCGAATTGGGAACCGTATCGTCGAGCGGCAAACCAAGATACTTATAATACTAATAACAATACGGGAAATAATGGGAATTTTAATACGGCGAATGATACTAACAATAGTGAAGAAAATGGAGCTTCATCTTCATCTGAAACAACATCAACTAATATCCTAGGGTTATTAAAAAATATTAATTTTAATGATTTACAGCATCATATGGCACAGGTGAGCAGTGTGATTTCCAATGTACAAGGACTTATGCAATCATTCCAAGGGAAAAATCAAACTCATCAACCACAACGTCCAGATGATCCTTTCTCATTCAGAAGACATTAG
- a CDS encoding nucleotidyltransferase → MKAVGVVVEYNPLHNGHLFHLQETKRITNGDVVIAVMSGHFLQRGEPAIVSKWQRTKMALAAGVDIVIELPYAYSTQKAEIFAFGSISLLQAIGVREICFGSEAGDIHLFYELYEFMIENKQAFNEKVQLFMREGNSYPKATSLAFLHIKGNQQMLDLSQPNNILGYHYVEAIHRLGQKMIGRTIQRKSAQYHDEGFASETIASATSIRKAIFNQNQNSKDTIHQVIPTSTLKLLSDYETVYDTLHDWERYFPLLKYKILSLSETELAAIYEGEEGLEHRFKRNIRSANSFLEFMNLVKTKRYTWNRLQRYCLHILTNTKKEEMEWANNGNPPPYLRLLGMNSKGQSYLNKIKKTIELPLITKLNAFDHPLLELDKKVASIYTLGLPIEVQSERLKEETIHSPIRFTEH, encoded by the coding sequence ATGAAAGCAGTCGGAGTTGTTGTTGAATATAACCCTTTACATAATGGACATCTATTTCATTTACAAGAAACAAAACGTATAACAAATGGCGATGTTGTCATTGCTGTCATGAGCGGTCACTTTTTGCAAAGAGGGGAGCCAGCAATCGTTTCTAAATGGCAACGAACGAAAATGGCCTTAGCTGCAGGTGTTGATATCGTCATTGAACTACCTTATGCCTATTCTACCCAAAAAGCAGAAATATTCGCATTCGGTTCCATTTCACTTTTACAAGCGATTGGAGTTCGTGAAATTTGTTTTGGAAGTGAAGCAGGTGACATCCATCTTTTTTACGAACTATATGAGTTTATGATAGAAAACAAACAAGCATTTAACGAAAAGGTCCAGTTGTTTATGCGAGAAGGAAATAGTTACCCAAAAGCAACTTCATTAGCTTTCCTTCATATAAAAGGTAATCAACAAATGCTAGACTTGTCTCAACCTAATAATATTTTAGGTTATCACTATGTTGAAGCCATCCACCGATTAGGTCAAAAAATGATTGGAAGAACGATCCAAAGGAAATCAGCACAATATCACGATGAGGGTTTCGCCTCAGAAACGATAGCTAGCGCTACAAGTATTAGGAAAGCCATATTTAACCAAAATCAAAACTCAAAAGATACGATCCATCAAGTCATACCAACTAGTACATTAAAATTATTATCAGATTACGAGACAGTGTACGATACACTACATGATTGGGAGCGATACTTCCCATTACTTAAATATAAGATCCTCTCTTTATCCGAAACAGAACTCGCTGCCATATATGAAGGTGAAGAAGGGCTAGAACACCGCTTCAAACGAAATATTCGTTCAGCAAATAGCTTTTTGGAATTCATGAATTTAGTAAAAACAAAACGCTACACTTGGAATCGACTACAACGATATTGTTTACATATTTTAACGAACACCAAAAAAGAAGAGATGGAGTGGGCAAATAACGGGAATCCTCCTCCTTATCTTCGTTTGCTAGGTATGAATTCAAAAGGACAAAGTTACTTAAATAAAATAAAAAAAACAATCGAACTTCCGCTTATTACAAAGTTGAACGCTTTTGATCATCCTCTTCTCGAATTGGATAAAAAGGTGGCTTCCATTTATACACTCGGACTACCAATAGAAGTCCAAAGTGAACGTTTAAAAGAAGAAACCATCCACTCGCCTATTCGGTTTACTGAACATTAA
- a CDS encoding SepM family pheromone-processing serine protease — protein MVIEKKKKISKVWIIGAILIILHFYKLPFYYSQPGDAKELAPYVEVEGGYKEEQGSFMLTTVLMGQTNVYFYAWAHFSEFRDIYPEDQVKRPEETEEDYHHRQQMMMNTSQDAAKIAAYNFAGKDIDISYNGIMITSFIEGMSGEKYLTYEDRILKVDGYRVQTVNELNQRLAGKELGDEVILTVMRNKEEVDLTVPLSLFPDDIDGGEGRVGIGIMYPVTDRTLAFDPEVTIDVRNIGGPSAGFMFSLEVLNQLTPEDLTKGYHISGTGTIDEEGNVGRIGGAKQKVVAAHKAGSDIFFVPREGGREDSNYEEALATAKEIKTTTKIVGVDTIAEAVEYLEQLERQD, from the coding sequence ATGGTCATTGAAAAAAAGAAAAAAATAAGTAAAGTTTGGATTATTGGTGCCATATTAATCATACTTCATTTTTATAAACTCCCTTTTTATTACTCGCAACCAGGAGATGCTAAAGAACTAGCGCCATATGTAGAGGTAGAAGGCGGATATAAGGAAGAACAAGGATCTTTTATGTTAACAACTGTATTAATGGGGCAAACGAATGTTTATTTTTATGCTTGGGCTCATTTCAGTGAATTCCGTGATATCTACCCAGAAGATCAAGTTAAGCGTCCTGAAGAAACAGAAGAAGATTATCATCACAGGCAACAAATGATGATGAATACTTCGCAAGACGCTGCAAAAATTGCTGCCTATAACTTCGCAGGGAAGGACATTGATATATCGTATAATGGAATAATGATTACCTCATTTATTGAGGGGATGTCTGGTGAAAAGTACTTAACTTATGAAGATCGAATATTAAAAGTAGATGGTTATCGTGTCCAAACTGTTAATGAATTAAATCAACGACTAGCTGGTAAAGAGTTAGGAGATGAGGTTATATTAACTGTCATGAGGAATAAAGAGGAAGTTGATCTTACAGTTCCATTATCGCTGTTTCCAGACGATATTGATGGCGGTGAAGGTAGAGTAGGAATTGGTATTATGTACCCAGTAACAGATCGAACGCTCGCCTTTGATCCTGAAGTAACGATTGATGTCCGCAACATCGGCGGTCCATCAGCGGGGTTCATGTTTTCATTAGAAGTTCTTAATCAATTAACTCCAGAAGATTTGACGAAAGGATACCATATTTCTGGTACGGGGACGATTGACGAAGAAGGAAATGTAGGTAGGATTGGTGGTGCTAAACAAAAGGTAGTGGCAGCACATAAGGCAGGATCGGACATTTTCTTTGTACCACGAGAAGGTGGTCGTGAAGATTCAAATTATGAAGAAGCGTTGGCTACGGCAAAAGAAATTAAGACTACTACTAAAATAGTAGGGGTTGACACAATAGCAGAAGCCGTTGAATATTTAGAGCAACTGGAAAGACAAGACTAA
- the uvsE gene encoding UV DNA damage repair endonuclease UvsE, producing the protein MIVNFGYVAMSEILSNASPSQTMTAQQFAKISNKDAGLKRLERIAIHNIENCLRLLKHNNAHDICFFRFSSRLIPLVNHPLTEGWKYERPLIPLLREVGEYVSSHNMRVGFHPDHFVVLNNSDDEILNRSLQTLLYHYKLLKAMNIDPTHRCVLHIGGKKEGKVQGLEAFIENFSNIPSSLSKMIILENDDTVYNLEDALYLGEKLGIPVVLDLHHHDVNYGECHLIELWPRIIKTWEGSPLPVKIHISSPKSSPEDKRHHDYINKDRLLQFLEMARGSSKSIDVMIEAKKKDKALFKLMEELKLEKGCEFISQATIQFNRT; encoded by the coding sequence GTGATTGTAAATTTCGGTTATGTTGCTATGAGTGAAATCTTATCGAATGCATCTCCTTCTCAAACAATGACGGCTCAACAATTTGCTAAAATATCTAACAAAGATGCTGGTTTGAAGAGACTGGAAAGGATTGCAATTCATAATATTGAAAATTGTCTAAGATTATTAAAACATAATAATGCACATGATATTTGTTTTTTTCGGTTTTCATCTCGACTTATCCCCCTTGTAAATCACCCATTAACTGAAGGTTGGAAATATGAGCGCCCTTTAATACCGCTGCTGCGGGAGGTCGGTGAATATGTTTCAAGTCATAACATGAGAGTTGGTTTCCATCCAGACCACTTTGTTGTCTTAAACAATTCCGATGATGAAATATTGAATCGTTCCTTACAAACATTGCTATATCATTATAAATTATTAAAAGCGATGAATATTGACCCGACTCATCGGTGTGTTCTTCATATCGGTGGAAAAAAAGAGGGGAAGGTTCAAGGGTTAGAAGCTTTCATTGAGAATTTTTCAAATATACCATCTTCACTGTCGAAAATGATTATCCTTGAAAATGATGATACAGTATACAATTTAGAGGACGCTTTATACTTGGGGGAGAAGCTTGGTATTCCCGTGGTCCTAGATCTGCATCACCATGATGTAAATTATGGAGAATGTCATTTAATTGAGTTATGGCCAAGAATTATCAAAACATGGGAAGGAAGCCCATTACCTGTCAAGATTCATATCTCTAGTCCTAAATCATCACCTGAAGATAAACGACATCATGATTATATTAATAAGGATCGACTACTCCAATTTTTAGAAATGGCTAGGGGAAGTTCTAAAAGCATAGATGTTATGATTGAAGCAAAAAAGAAGGATAAAGCATTATTTAAATTGATGGAAGAATTAAAACTGGAAAAGGGTTGTGAATTTATTTCCCAAGCAACTATTCAATTTAATCGAACGTAG
- the coaD gene encoding pantetheine-phosphate adenylyltransferase, whose translation MASVAVCPGSFDPVTYGHLDIITRGSRVFDKVIVAVLNNRNKTPLFTVEERVRLLHEVTSHIENVEIDFFNGLLVDYVKHKNATTIIRGLRAVSDFEYEMQAASINRKLDPEVETFFMMTNNQYSYLSSSIVKEVAKYGANVSDIVPDVVEAALKTKYIDQK comes from the coding sequence ATGGCAAGTGTTGCAGTTTGTCCAGGGAGCTTTGATCCTGTTACTTATGGCCATCTGGATATTATTACAAGGGGATCAAGGGTTTTTGATAAAGTTATTGTTGCTGTTCTAAATAATAGAAATAAAACACCGTTGTTTACAGTTGAGGAACGGGTAAGGTTGCTCCATGAAGTAACTTCTCATATTGAGAATGTTGAAATTGACTTTTTTAACGGTTTGCTAGTCGATTATGTCAAACATAAAAATGCAACAACTATTATCCGGGGATTGCGAGCGGTTTCTGATTTCGAGTATGAAATGCAAGCGGCTTCAATTAACAGAAAACTTGACCCTGAAGTTGAAACTTTCTTTATGATGACGAACAATCAATACTCGTATTTAAGTTCTAGTATTGTTAAAGAAGTTGCGAAATACGGTGCCAATGTATCAGATATCGTTCCTGATGTGGTTGAAGCAGCATTAAAAACAAAATATATAGACCAAAAATAA